Proteins encoded by one window of Glycine soja cultivar W05 chromosome 15, ASM419377v2, whole genome shotgun sequence:
- the LOC114386697 gene encoding LRR receptor-like serine/threonine-protein kinase GSO1 translates to MKEETMRISTLAIVILLFFSFALLLCHGNESTMRVLLEVKTSFTEDPENVLSDWSVNNTDYCSWRGVSCGSKSKPLDHDDSVVGLNLSELSLSGSISPSLGRLKNLIHLDLSSNRLSGPIPPTLSNLTSLESLLLHSNQLTGHIPTEFDSLMSLRVLRIGNNKLTGPIPASFGFMVNLEYIGLASCRLAGPIPSELGRLSLLQYLILQENELTGRIPPELGYCWSLQVFSAAGNRLNDSIPSTLSRLDKLQTLNLANNSLTGSIPSQLGELSQLRYMNVMGNKLEGRIPPSLAQLGNLQNLDLSRNLLSGEIPEELGNMGELQYLVLSENKLSGTIPRTICSNATSLENLMMSGSGIHGEIPAELGRCHSLKQLDLSNNFLNGSIPIEVYGLLGLTDLLLQTNTLVGSISPFIGNLTNMQTLALFHNNLQGDLPREVGRLGKLEIMFLYDNMLSGKIPLEIGNCSSLQMVDLFGNHFSGRIPLTIGRLKELNFFHLRQNGLVGEIPATLGNCHKLSVLDLADNKLSGSIPSTFGFLRELKQFMLYNNSLEGSLPHQLVNVANMTRVNLSNNTLNGSLAALCSSRSFLSFDVTDNEFDGEIPFLLGNSPSLERLRLGNNKFSGEIPRTLGKITMLSLLDLSRNSLTGPIPDELSLCNNLTHIDLNNNLLSGHIPSWLGSLPQLGEVKLSFNQFSGSVPLGLFKQPQLLVLSLNNNSLNGSLPGDIGDLASLGILRLDHNNFSGPIPRSIGKLSNLYEMQLSRNGFSGEIPFEIGSLQNLQISLDLSYNNLSGHIPSTLGMLSKLEVLDLSHNQLTGEVPSIVGEMRSLGKLDISYNNLQGALDKQFSRWPHEAFEGNLLCGASLVSCNSGGDKRAVLSNTSVVIVSALSTLAAIALLILVVIIFLKNKQEFFRRGSELSFVFSSSSRAQKRTLIPLTVPGKRDFRWEDIMDATNNLSEEFIIGCGGSGTVYRVEFPTGETVAVKKISWKNDYLLHKSFIRELKTLGRIKHRHLVKLLGCCSNRFNGGGWNLLIYEYMENGSVWDWLHGEPLKLKRRLDWDTRFRIAVTLAQGVEYLHHDCVPKILHRDIKSSNILLDSNMESHLGDFGLAKTLFENHESITESNSCFAGSYGYIAPEYAYSMKATEKSDMYSMGIVLMELVSGKTPTDAAFRAEMNMVRWVEMHLDMQSTAGEEVIDPKMKPLLPGEEFAAFQVLEIAIQCTKTAPQERPTARQVCDLLLHVSNNKKVEFEKTNPDHY, encoded by the exons atgaaagaagaaacaatGAGAATTTCAACGCTTGCAATTGTGatccttttgttcttttcttttgcaCTACTACTTTGTCATGGCAATGAGAGCACTATGAGAGTGCTTTTGGAAGTAAAAACATCGTTCACTGAAGACCCAGAAAATGTTCTAAGTGATTGGTCAGTGAACAACACAGATTACTGTAGTTGGAGAGGGGTGTCATGTGGGTCAAAATCCAAACCTTTGGATCATGATGACTCGGTGGTGGGACTCAACCTGTCCGAGTTATCACTCAGTGGGTCAATATCACCCTCACTCGGCCGTTTGAAAAACCTAATCCACCTTGATCTCTCTTCTAACCGCCTCAGTGGTCCCATTCCACCAACCCTCTCCAACCTCACTTCGTTGGAATCTCTCTTACTCCACTCTAACCAACTCACGGGTCACATCCCCACCGAGTTCGACTCGCTGATGAGTCTCCGAGTCCTGCGAATCGGTAACAACAAACTCACTGGCCCGATTCCCGCGTCATTTGGGTTTATGGTCAACCTCGAGTACATTGGCTTAGCCTCATGCAGACTCGCCGGTCCGATTCCGTCCGAACTCGGTCGACTCAGTTTGTTGCAATATCTGATTCTGCAGGAAAACGAGTTGACTGGGCGGATTCCGCCCGAATTGGGGTACTGCTGGAGCCTTCAAGTCTTCTCCGCCGCTGGCAACAGACTCAATGACTCGATCCCGAGTACACTGAGTCGACTCGATAAGCTTCAAACTCTCAACCTTGCCAACAACAGCTTAACCGGGTCGATTCCGAGTCAACTCGGCGAGCTAAGTCAACTTCGATATATGAATGTCATGGGGAACAAGCTCGAGGGTCGTATTCCACCTTCTTTGGCTCAATTGGGTAACCTTCAAAATCTTGACTTGTCAAGGAATTTGCTCAGTGGGGAAATTCCAGAGGAGTTAGGGAACATGGGTGAGTTGCAATACTTGGTTCTCTCTGAGAACAAACTTTCTGGGACAATTCCAAGAACCATATGTTCCAATGCTACAAGTTTGGAGAATTTAATGATGTCAGGTAGTGGAATTCATGGTGAGATACCAGCTGAGTTGGGTCGGTGCCACTCACTGAAGCAACTTGATTTGTCAAACAATTTTCTCAATGGGTCAATACCTATTGAGGTTTATGGGTTGTTGGGGCTAACTGATCTATTGCTTCAAACCAACACTTTGGTTGGTTCAATCTCTCCCTTCATAGGGAACCTCACTAACATGCAGACACTTGCATTGTTTCACAACAATTTGCAGGGTGATCTCCCCAGAGAGGTTGGGAGGCTTGGGAAATTGGAGATAATGTTTCTCTATGATAACATGTTGTCAGGGAAGATTCCTTTGGAGATTGGTAACTGTTCAAGCTTGCAAATGGTTGATTTGTTTGGAAACCATTTCAGTGGGAGAATTCCCTTGACTATTGGGAGGCTGAAAGAGTTGAATTTCTTTCACCTTAGGCAGAATGGGCTTGTGGGTGAGATTCCTGCCACACTTGGGAACTGTCACAAGCTGAGTGTGCTTGATTTGGCAGATAATAAGCTCTCAGGTAGCATTCCTTCTACATTTGGATTCCTCAGGGAGTTGAAGCAGTTCATGCTCTACAACAATTCTCTTGAAGGTAGTCTTCCTCACCAACTTGTAAATGTAGCAAACATGACCAGAGTGAACCTTTCAAACAACACACTGAATGGTAGTTTGGCTGCATTGTGTAGCTCTaggtcttttctttcttttgatgtCACAGATAATGAATTTGATGGTGAAATACCCTTTCTCCTGGGAAATTCACCCTCCCTTGAGAGGCTGAGATTAGGTAACAACAAATTTTCTGGTGAAATTCCAAGGACATTGGGAAAAATCACTATGTTATCGTTGTTAgatctctcaagaaattcactCACAGGACCAATACCAGATGAGCTTTCTTTGTGTAATAATCTGACTCACATTGATTTAAACAATAACCTTCTATCTGGACACATACCATCATGGCTTGGGAGTTTGCCTCAGTTGGGAGAGGTTAAGCTCTCCTTCAATCAATTTTCTGGTTCTGTTCCACTAGGCCTATTCAAACAACCCCAGTTGCTGGTCCTTTCCTTGAATAACAATTCTCTTAATGGAAGTCTCCCAGGTGATATTGGTGATCTTGCATCTCTTGGTATCCTCAGGCTCGACCATAATAATTTCTCTGGACCAATCCCTCGCTCAATTGGTAAATTGAGCAATCTTTATGAGATGCAGCTATCGAGGAATGGCTTTAGTGGTGAAATACCATTTGAGATTGGAAGTCTCCAAAATCTCCAAATCAGTTTGGACCTCAGTTACAATAATCTATCTGGTCATATCCCATCTACACTCGGCATGCTGTCAAAATTGGAAGTACTTGATCTTTCTCACAATCAACTCACTGGAGAAGTGCCTTCAATAGTGGGTGAAATGAGGAGCTTGGGGAAGCTTGACATTTCTTACAATAACCTTCAAGGCGCATTGGATAAGCAATTTTCCCGCTGGCCACACGAGGCGTTCGAAGGAAATCTTCTTTGTGGAGCCTCTCTTGTAAGCTGCAACAGTGGTGGTGATAAGCGAGCGGTCTTAAGCAACACATCAGTGGTTATAGTCTCTGCACTTTCAACTTTAGCTGCAATTGCTCTACTGATACTTGTAGTGATCATCTTCTTGAAAAACAAGCAAGAATTTTTCAGGAGAGGCAGTGAATTGAGTTTTGTGTTCTCCTCTTCATCACGAGCACAGAAGCGGACATTGATCCCCCTAACTGTGCCAGGAAAGCGAGATTTCAGGTGGGAAGATATCATGGATGCCACAAACAATCTAAGTGAAGAGTTCATAATTGGTTGTGGAGGTTCTGGGACAGTGTACAGAGTTGAATTTCCCACTGGAGAGACCGTGGCTGTCAAGAAGATTTCGTGGAAAAATGATTATCTGTTGCACAAAAGCTTTATAAGAGAACTTAAGACTTTAGGGAGGATCAAGCACAGGCATCTGGTGAAATTGTTAGGTTGTTGTAGCAATAGATTTAATGGAGGAGGTTGGAATCTGCTGATATATGAGTATATGGAGAATGGGAGTGTTTGGGATTGGCTACATGGGGAACCCCTCAAATTAAAGAGGAGACTTGATTGGGACACAAGGTTCAGAATTGCTGTGACATTAGCTCAGGGAGTGGAGTACCTCCATCATGATTGTGTGCCAAAGATCCTTCACAGGGACATCAAATCTAGCAACATATTGCTAGATTCCAACATGGAGTCACACTTGGGAGACTTTGGTCTAGCAAAAACACTCTTTGAGAATCATGAATCTATCACTGAGTCCAATTCTTGTTTTGCTGGGTCTTATGGCTACATTGCCCCAG agtATGCATATTCAATGAAGGCAACAGAGAAAAGTGATATGTACAGCATGGGAATTGTGCTCATGGAACTTGTTAGTGGTAAGACACCGACAGACGCAGCTTTCAGAGCAGAGATGAACATGGTGAGATGGGTGGAGATGCACCTTGACATGCAAAGCACTGCAGGAGAGGAAGTGATAGATCCTAAAATGAAACCCCTTTTGCCTGGTGAAGAGTTTGCTGCATTCCAGGTTCTTGAGATAGCAATACAGTGCACAAAAACTGCACCACAGGAGAGGCCAACGGCACGGCAAGTGTGTGATCTTCTTCTGCATGTGTCCAACAACAAGAAGGTGGAGTTTGAGAAGACGAATCCGGATCATTACTAG
- the LOC114387718 gene encoding peroxidase 7-like, translated as MKNSSLPLLLLLVLYTISASSRPYENYDDKSSLSSTISETVFSLQVPALDETTFDNLLSFGYYRKTCPQFESILHNKVKEWIQKDYTLAASLMRLHFHDCSVRGCDGSILLKHDGSERTAQASKTLRGFEVVDDIKAELEKQCPKTVSCADILTAAARDATVELGGPYWAVPYGRRDGKVSIAKEADMVPMGHENVTSLIEFFQSRGMAVLDLVVLSGAHTIGRTSCGSIQYRLYNYQGTGKPDPTLDPKYVNFLQRKCRWASEYVDLDATTPKTFDNVYYINLEKKMGLLSTDQLLYSDARTSPLVSALAASHSVFEHQFAVSMGKLGIVDVLTGLEEGEIRTNCNFVNDY; from the exons ATGAAAAACTCTTCCCTCCCATTGCTTCTTCTTTTGGTACTTTACACAATTTCAGCCTCATCCCGACCTTATGAAAACTATGATGATAAGTCATCCCTTTCCTCCACAATAAGTGAAACTGTCTTCTCTCTCCAAGTCCCAGCATTAGATGAAACCACCTTTGATAATCTCCTATCCTTTGGTTACTACCGTAAAACCTGTCCCCAATTTGAATCCATCCTACACAACAAAGTCAAAGAATGGATCCAGAAGGACTACACTTTAGCAGCTAGTCTCATGAGGCTCCACTTCCATGATTGCTCTGTCAGG GGATGTGATGGGTCCATTCTGTTGAAGCATGATGGAAGTGAGAGGACAGCACAAGCTAGCAAGACACTGAGAGGGTTTGAAGTGGTGGATGATATAAAGGCAGAGTTAGAGAAACAATGCCCCAAGACGGTGTCTTGTGCTGATATTCTCACTGCTGCTGCAAGGGATGCCACGGTTGAGTTAGGTGGGCCTTATTGGGCCGTTCCTTATGGTAGGAGAGATGGGAAGGTATCCATTGCTAAGGAAGCTGATATGGTGCCTATGGGCCATGAAAACGTTACTTCCTTGATTGAGTTTTTCCAATCCAGGGGCATGGCTGTCCTTGACTTGGTTGTTCTCTcag GGGCTCATACAATTGGAAGGACTTCATGTGGGTCCATTCAATACAGGCTCTACAACTACCAAGGAACAGGCAAACCAGATCCAACCCTAGATCCTAAGTATGTTAACTTCTTGCAAAGGAAGTGTAGATGGGCCTCAGAGTATGTGGATCTTGATGCTACAACACCAAAGACCTTTGACAATGTTTACTACATTAATCTCGAAAAGAAAATGGGGTTGTTATCTACTGATCAGTTGTTATACTCTGATGCAAGGACTTCTCCCCTTGTTTCTGCATTGGCTGCCTCGCACTCAGTTTTTGAGCACCAGTTTGCTGTGTCAATGGGAAAGCTTGGCATTGTTGATGTTCTCACTGGCCTGGAGGAAGGAGAAATCAGGACCAACTGCAATTTTGTCAATGATTATTGA